From a single Hypanus sabinus isolate sHypSab1 chromosome 7, sHypSab1.hap1, whole genome shotgun sequence genomic region:
- the sinhcafl gene encoding SIN3-HDAC complex associated factor, like isoform X1 — MVNIVKWKSPPQRRALEFCCLTHLQEDLPFRWVTALQCLGYKEECRRQKIMFGFHKSKIYRSLEGCCICKTKSSSSRFTDSRRYEESFKLCFGLIEARAGDICNACVLLVKRWKKLPAGSKKNWSHVVDARAGPGLKTLVKPKKMKPDNVVKKKNKLRRLQEKFKRQNSDARSTTSSISPSQSPTHSNQSDDGSDTETQKGLSLEPVFSFLDLTYWKRQKICCGIIYKGRFGEVLIDPRLFKPCCNTKKDTESVKQAETALQIIQENW, encoded by the exons ATGGTCAATATCGTGAAGTGGAAGTCACCTCCCCAGCGCCGTGCTCTCGAGTTCTGCTGTCTTACCCATCTCCAGGAGGACCTCCCATTTCGCTGGGTCACTGCACTGCAGTGTCTCGGATACAAAGAAG AGTGCAGACGGCAGAAGATCATGTTTGGTTTCCATAAATCCAAGATCTACCGGAGCTTAGAAGGTTGTTGTATTTGCAAGACCAAATCGTCCAGCTCCCGGTTCACAGACAGCAGACGATACGAGGAAAGCTTTAAACTTTGTTTTGG TTTGATAGAAGCTCGGGCAGGAGATATCTGCAATGCCTGTGTACTCCTGGTGAAGAGATGGAAGAAACTGCCTGCTGGATCCAAAAAAAATTGGAGTCAT gtggtCGATGCACGAGCTGGTCCGGGCCTTAAAACACTTGTGAAGCCTAAGAAAATGAAACCTGACAATGttgttaaaaagaaaaacaaattgcgACGActtcaggaaaaatttaaaagaCAGA ATTCAGATGCACGTAGCACAACATCTAGTATTTCACCTTCCCAGTCGCCCACCCACAGCAACCAGTCTGATGATGGGTCTGATACAGAAACCCAGAAAGGTCTTTCCTTGGAACCAGTCTTTTCATTCCTGGATCTGACTTACTGGAAAAG GCAAAAGATTTGCTGTGGCATTATCTACAAGGGTCGTTTCGGTGAGGTGCTAATTGATCCTCGTCTTTTCAAACCTTGTTGTAACACAAAAAAGGACACTGAATCTGTGAAACAGGCTGAAACGGCACTTCAGATTATTCAAGAAAATTGGTAA
- the sinhcafl gene encoding SIN3-HDAC complex associated factor, like isoform X3: MFGFHKSKIYRSLEGCCICKTKSSSSRFTDSRRYEESFKLCFGLIEARAGDICNACVLLVKRWKKLPAGSKKNWSHVVDARAGPGLKTLVKPKKMKPDNVVKKKNKLRRLQEKFKRQNSDARSTTSSISPSQSPTHSNQSDDGSDTETQKGLSLEPVFSFLDLTYWKRQKICCGIIYKGRFGEVLIDPRLFKPCCNTKKDTESVKQAETALQIIQENW, encoded by the exons ATGTTTGGTTTCCATAAATCCAAGATCTACCGGAGCTTAGAAGGTTGTTGTATTTGCAAGACCAAATCGTCCAGCTCCCGGTTCACAGACAGCAGACGATACGAGGAAAGCTTTAAACTTTGTTTTGG TTTGATAGAAGCTCGGGCAGGAGATATCTGCAATGCCTGTGTACTCCTGGTGAAGAGATGGAAGAAACTGCCTGCTGGATCCAAAAAAAATTGGAGTCAT gtggtCGATGCACGAGCTGGTCCGGGCCTTAAAACACTTGTGAAGCCTAAGAAAATGAAACCTGACAATGttgttaaaaagaaaaacaaattgcgACGActtcaggaaaaatttaaaagaCAGA ATTCAGATGCACGTAGCACAACATCTAGTATTTCACCTTCCCAGTCGCCCACCCACAGCAACCAGTCTGATGATGGGTCTGATACAGAAACCCAGAAAGGTCTTTCCTTGGAACCAGTCTTTTCATTCCTGGATCTGACTTACTGGAAAAG GCAAAAGATTTGCTGTGGCATTATCTACAAGGGTCGTTTCGGTGAGGTGCTAATTGATCCTCGTCTTTTCAAACCTTGTTGTAACACAAAAAAGGACACTGAATCTGTGAAACAGGCTGAAACGGCACTTCAGATTATTCAAGAAAATTGGTAA
- the sinhcafl gene encoding SIN3-HDAC complex associated factor, like isoform X2, producing MVNIVKWKSPPQRRALEFCCLTHLQEDLPFRWVTALQCLGYKEECRRQKIMFGFHKSKIYRSLEGCCICKTKSSSSRFTDSRRYEESFKLCFGLIEARAGDICNACVLLVKRWKKLPAGSKKNWSHVVDARAGPGLKTLVKPKKMKPDNVVKKKNKLRRLQEKFKRQNSDARSTTSSISPSQSPTHSNQSDDGSDTETQKGLSLEPVFSFLDLTYWKRQKICCGIIYKGRFGEVLIDPRLFKPCCNTKKDTESVKQAETALQIIQEN from the exons ATGGTCAATATCGTGAAGTGGAAGTCACCTCCCCAGCGCCGTGCTCTCGAGTTCTGCTGTCTTACCCATCTCCAGGAGGACCTCCCATTTCGCTGGGTCACTGCACTGCAGTGTCTCGGATACAAAGAAG AGTGCAGACGGCAGAAGATCATGTTTGGTTTCCATAAATCCAAGATCTACCGGAGCTTAGAAGGTTGTTGTATTTGCAAGACCAAATCGTCCAGCTCCCGGTTCACAGACAGCAGACGATACGAGGAAAGCTTTAAACTTTGTTTTGG TTTGATAGAAGCTCGGGCAGGAGATATCTGCAATGCCTGTGTACTCCTGGTGAAGAGATGGAAGAAACTGCCTGCTGGATCCAAAAAAAATTGGAGTCAT gtggtCGATGCACGAGCTGGTCCGGGCCTTAAAACACTTGTGAAGCCTAAGAAAATGAAACCTGACAATGttgttaaaaagaaaaacaaattgcgACGActtcaggaaaaatttaaaagaCAGA ATTCAGATGCACGTAGCACAACATCTAGTATTTCACCTTCCCAGTCGCCCACCCACAGCAACCAGTCTGATGATGGGTCTGATACAGAAACCCAGAAAGGTCTTTCCTTGGAACCAGTCTTTTCATTCCTGGATCTGACTTACTGGAAAAG GCAAAAGATTTGCTGTGGCATTATCTACAAGGGTCGTTTCGGTGAGGTGCTAATTGATCCTCGTCTTTTCAAACCTTGTTGTAACACAAAAAAGGACACTGAATCTGTGAAACAGGCTGAAACGGCACTTCAGATTATTCAAGAAAATTG